The Kroppenstedtia pulmonis genome has a segment encoding these proteins:
- a CDS encoding LamB/YcsF family protein, whose amino-acid sequence MKTIDVNCDMGESFGPYTIGQDEAVFAYISSANIACGYHGGDHNVMRKTLEQAQRHGVAAGAHPGLPDLLGFGRRKMEVNPEDVFNMTVYQIGALQAFASISGISLQHVKPHGALFNMACIDDGLAQAIAEAVAQVDSGLVLFGLAGSKLVQAGRKAGLQVAEEVFADRTYQPDGSLTPRTDPNAQVEDPDEAAYRVIRMVKEGKAEAVDGSTFPIQADTVCVHGDSPQALAFVKKLAQAFKEQDIQIKKVKEDWPTESKC is encoded by the coding sequence GTGAAAACAATAGACGTAAACTGTGATATGGGAGAGAGTTTCGGCCCTTATACCATCGGACAAGATGAAGCCGTCTTTGCCTACATTTCCTCCGCCAATATCGCATGTGGTTACCATGGAGGGGATCACAATGTGATGCGGAAAACCCTGGAGCAGGCTCAGCGCCACGGGGTGGCGGCAGGGGCCCACCCCGGCTTGCCGGATCTTCTTGGCTTTGGTCGCCGCAAGATGGAAGTGAACCCGGAGGATGTTTTTAATATGACGGTTTATCAAATCGGGGCTTTACAAGCTTTTGCTAGCATTAGCGGCATATCCCTGCAACATGTGAAACCTCACGGTGCCCTGTTTAACATGGCCTGTATCGACGATGGATTGGCCCAGGCCATTGCAGAGGCGGTGGCCCAGGTGGACTCCGGTTTAGTTTTGTTTGGGTTGGCTGGAAGCAAGCTGGTTCAAGCAGGGCGCAAAGCGGGGCTTCAGGTGGCTGAAGAAGTGTTTGCGGATCGTACCTACCAACCTGACGGCAGTTTGACTCCCCGAACCGATCCCAATGCCCAGGTCGAAGACCCGGATGAGGCTGCTTACCGGGTGATTCGCATGGTGAAGGAAGGAAAGGCGGAGGCAGTGGACGGCTCAACCTTTCCGATACAGGCGGATACGGTTTGTGTACATGGGGATTCCCCCCAAGCCCTGGCCTTTGTAAAGAAACTGGCACAGGCCTTTAAGGAACAGGATATCCAGATAAAGAAGGTGAAGGAGGATTGGCCGACGGAATCCAAGTGCTGA
- the pxpB gene encoding 5-oxoprolinase subunit PxpB, with amino-acid sequence MTVSLSFQPLGDTGIRVGMGDEISEETNRRIRGYCNWLQREAIPGVVEWVPTYCAVTVYYHPHQISYQELCNRLCVSKKVLEETGKTEGTVTVLPVVYGGEYGPDLEDVAQFNGLTPSEVIAIHTQPLYRVYMIGFAPGFPYLGGMSEAIATPRLDHPRLRIPAGSVGIAGSQTGVYSLESPGGWRIIGRTLVRLYDPYREVPAQLKAGDFVRFQAVDS; translated from the coding sequence ATGACCGTGTCGTTATCCTTTCAACCATTGGGAGATACGGGAATCCGTGTGGGAATGGGTGATGAAATCAGTGAGGAGACCAATCGGCGCATTCGGGGATATTGCAATTGGTTGCAGCGGGAAGCGATTCCAGGGGTAGTGGAGTGGGTACCCACTTATTGTGCCGTAACGGTTTATTATCATCCCCATCAAATTAGTTACCAGGAGCTTTGTAACCGTTTGTGTGTCAGTAAGAAAGTCCTGGAAGAGACAGGGAAGACAGAGGGAACGGTGACGGTACTGCCAGTTGTTTACGGAGGGGAATACGGTCCGGATCTGGAGGATGTAGCCCAATTCAACGGATTAACCCCTTCTGAAGTGATTGCTATTCACACCCAACCGTTATACCGGGTTTATATGATCGGGTTTGCTCCAGGCTTTCCTTATCTGGGGGGAATGTCGGAAGCAATCGCTACTCCCCGTCTGGATCATCCCCGTTTGCGAATTCCGGCGGGTTCCGTTGGCATTGCCGGTTCACAGACCGGGGTTTACTCCCTGGAGAGTCCAGGGGGTTGGCGGATTATCGGACGTACTTTGGTTCGACTGTATGATCCATACCGGGAAGTGCCTGCTCAGTTGAAAGCAGGGGACTTTGTCCGTTTTCAGGCAGTGGATTCTTGA
- a CDS encoding biotin-dependent carboxyltransferase family protein, whose protein sequence is MADGIQVLKPGLLTTIQDLGRMGYQQYGLSVTGAMDTYALQVGNLLVGNPRDEAGLEITLTGPVLQFDQALIIALTGGDLGATLDGTPAPLWKSIQVKRGQVLRFHGAVQGVRAYLSVAGGFDVPKVMDSKSTDLRAKIGGYAGRALQRGDRLKVGRARTVPSIRQLAHDQKPVYQRHIRLRVILGPQCGAFTAHGVHVFLQERFTVSSQSDRMGYRLTGPRIQHRGSADIISDAIAPGSVQVPADGQPIILMADRQPTGGYTKIATVISNDLPYLAQASPGDTLSFEPVKVEQARYWAIEQEKFLRKLELVTRC, encoded by the coding sequence TTGGCCGACGGAATCCAAGTGCTGAAACCGGGTTTGTTGACGACGATACAGGATTTGGGACGGATGGGTTATCAGCAGTACGGGCTTTCAGTTACGGGAGCGATGGATACGTATGCTCTTCAGGTGGGGAATCTGTTAGTGGGAAATCCCCGGGATGAAGCCGGGCTGGAGATCACCTTAACGGGACCGGTACTTCAATTTGACCAAGCTCTGATCATTGCCCTGACCGGTGGCGATTTAGGTGCCACCCTGGACGGCACTCCGGCACCGCTATGGAAAAGTATCCAGGTAAAAAGAGGACAAGTACTGAGGTTTCATGGAGCTGTACAGGGTGTCCGGGCTTATCTTTCAGTGGCCGGGGGTTTTGATGTGCCCAAGGTGATGGACAGTAAATCGACGGATTTAAGAGCGAAGATAGGCGGTTATGCAGGAAGGGCATTACAAAGGGGTGATCGGTTAAAAGTAGGCAGGGCCAGGACGGTTCCAAGTATCCGCCAGTTAGCCCATGATCAAAAACCCGTATATCAGCGGCATATCCGGTTACGGGTCATTTTGGGACCACAGTGTGGGGCCTTTACTGCCCATGGAGTTCATGTATTTCTTCAGGAAAGGTTTACGGTTTCTTCCCAATCTGATCGGATGGGATACCGTCTGACAGGCCCCCGGATTCAACACAGAGGCTCTGCGGATATCATCTCCGACGCCATCGCACCGGGTTCCGTCCAGGTACCGGCAGACGGACAACCCATCATTCTAATGGCAGACCGCCAACCTACCGGTGGCTATACCAAAATTGCCACTGTCATTTCAAATGACCTTCCTTATCTTGCCCAAGCTTCACCGGGAGACACCCTTTCCTTTGAACCGGTAAAGGTGGAACAGGCCCGGTATTGGGCCATTGAGCAGGAAAAGTTTTTAAGAAAGTTGGAATTGGTGACACGGTGTTGA